The Hemicordylus capensis ecotype Gifberg chromosome 13, rHemCap1.1.pri, whole genome shotgun sequence sequence TCTGGTCTATAgatacattgattgattgctaggggaaaagaaaatcaaaagcATATCTAGACATAGGTTAATATATACCCCTCTGACAGTAGCCACTTTTATACATTTCCGATTTCTTGCAATATCCTCCTTGGCAGGGATTTATGCACCATCCACGTGGCACTGTATACAAGTCAACCTGCTGGGTAAAAAGAGAATATATAGGCATATTAACATTCTTTCATCATTTCAAATAATtcatgtttcaaaataaaacattACCACAAATCTTtaacaaatgtgttaaatgttAGTTTCAAACATCACAATAATAGTTTTTTCAGATTCACTGAACAAATACTCACGCAAAGCAGCTAGGTCAGGAGATCTGCACCAAGAAAAAATTCCATTTTTCTCCAATCCAAGTTTAGAATCAGGGCTCagaaaatccactagtctacccATCTGTGTCAAGTGAAAAAGGATGCCTGACGGGTGAAAAAACCtgacgagtaatgtaccaacagagTTCAATGAGaatggctggtgaacagagccaatggtggttgtttttttaactccTGTTTAGAATACTCAGTTTTTAGTTGTGAATGCTCTTTTTTCTTGTctattttatcttctgttttattgcatttagtagtgaatttttttttttgcatttattagtGGAGTGTGTGCATTTAGTGGTGGGGTTTTTTCCCATTTAGTAGTGGGCTTTGCGGGGGGTTGTTGCATTTagtagtgtttttttttaatttagtagTGTGGGAGCTTGCATTTaatagtgggttttgttgttgttttgcatttagtagggggtggttgttgttttcatTTAAGAGAGGGCAAGCAGCCCTGAATAGCATTTtgttgaatatttattatttcattcattcattcattcattcattcattcattggctcaggctggtttacattaaaataaaaaaacacaaaataaaacaattaaaatcaagaaacatttaaaacagattaaatctaattaaaattaagattaaaacaagatatcattaaaagccaggctgaagagatggttGTTTAAGGCTCTTGAATAGACAGGatacaaacaatttaaacaaatgtATTCTTATTTTTTAGGCATGAACCCTTGAAGCCAGCACATATTATTCCaggctaacttacctcacagggtcaaGGACAAAATCAACTCTCGCTTGAagcctctatttgcagcagccaGCCACTCGTTTTGAGACCAATctgaaaaaaaaccctaaaagggTAATGCAGTTTTGCTTGGCGTGGCTTGTCTCTTGTCGCCTCCACTGGTCTGTTTTTGAAATCCTTCGGGAAAGAACAAGTTACATAATTTATTTGAAGTGTGAGCAAATCCACATGATGTTAGAGTATGAGGCATTTATGAAGGATGACACCTTAGATTTCCTGAGTAATACATTTTCAGAGTTTCATTTTTCTATTCTCCTGTGACAATCggtatgtaataaataagtatgcTCAGTATTTGTATACatctttatattttgtatatGTTCTTCAGTTCTCTGATGAAGCCTCATCACGAAAGAGATTGAGACAGCTTGTCTTGTCCTCGCTCCTTCAGCTCTTTCATGAAATCTGCTGGAATAGAACAAGTCAAGTCATTTATATGAAGTGTGAGCAAAGCTTGGTGAATATACTTTTCACAGTTTCATTTTTACATTCTCTTGTAACAATCAGTGTGAAATAAATATGTATGCTCAGTATttacacatatttatattttgaataaAATTGAAGAACTATCATGAGCAAAACTGAATAACTATGTTGAATACTTCAATTCTCGGACAATGCGCCTCCTCGTCACAAGATTGATCCGGTCAGCTTGTCTTGTCCTCTGTGTCCTCCTCATTCCTTGTGCTCTTTCTTGAATCCCACTggaagagaaaaaggcatgtcatcctatataataaaaggctaagtgagtggccgtggctttggaacgttggggatctgcgtccctgcctccctgggctgttctgggcctgcgcaaagcgcaggcccagaagagcccaagggacacaggacctcagacaccagtgtcccacagccacgggcggccattagccggtgtgtggcggcgggggaaagtggccaaggcggcggcagagccgccgcctcggccatgagctgaggcacggcaagaggaggccgaggcaaccagaagcggccgccctgaaaaaggcgagggcaatggcgacgggggaagaccaagacgggggacagggaagctgggcgaggtggcggcaaagccgccaacgaggcccccgcccgctcacagccgtcgcccccgcctgctcacccggcctcccagctgcccaaaatgaagctgggcgaggtggcggcgaagccgccaacgaggcccccgcccgctcacagccgccgccgccgcctgctcacccgccctcccagctgcccaaaatcaccttcctcgctccccccccaaaaagattaagggccaaaatgggccatgagaaggtcgccgcccccgcctatcgccctcccagctgccgaagaccaccttacccgctccagcccgagggaaaagagaggagctcacgagcagagctcctctctgtgctaagtcactgctcaaactgccgctatggacgcaaaggacgcctattgcgtccattgcgacagtatgggcagcagcttaacacagagagtagctctgttcccgagttcctctcttatccttcgggctggagcgggtaaggtgggctccggcagctgggtgcgcgggagggcgataggcgggggcggccaccttctcatgggccattttggccgttattcatccaccaccacccccccaaaaaaagtaaaagcaaaataaggaagaacaaaaacagagacaacaacaaaacaaaaaacaaaaagagaggggggacaaggggggaaaaaagagacagaaagagagagagagagacagaaaagacgggatagaaagctagcgcccgttatcataacgggcttgaAAATACTAGTTGATTATAAAGTGTGAGCAATACCACATTCTTCTGTTAGAATATGAGAAGTTCACTAAGGATGAAATCTTTGATTTCTTGGTAACTAGTTTCACAGCCGTTTCATCTCATCTTGCAAAAATCAATGCATAATGAATACCCGCTGACATCCTGGCCAAATTACCCAATGCAACCCCTACTGAAATTGAGTCATCCTTTAGAGTAACCATTGAGGGGTAACTACTGAGAAACCTAGTCTGCTTTGTCAGCCATAACAACACCTATTTGGTATAGATTCTTCAGTGCTCTGCTGAAGAGCCTCATCATAGCAGGCATTAGTCTAGTTCCTGTTCGATTGTCTCTTACACCACCCTGGGAGTTCTATTTTTGACGGGGGTGGGATCCCTTTACCTTGGTTCAGCCCGTCTTtgatcctgcctcccacacaggccTCTTGGGAGGAAAAAACATTCCAAAATCCCCACTCCGGCATGGAGGTCATTGCAAATGTGTGCCAACTCTGTTTCTTCTTTCCAAACATGGCACAAAGGGCTGCTGAGCATGCAGCACACATGAAGTGTGTCCTGTTAAAGGCAGTCTCCATCTTAGAGGATATCCAGCTTGACAAGGCTGTTGGGAGAATAAAGACGCCTGAAGCTTGTAACATACATGAAGCGTGTTTCATTCCAGGCAGCCACAGAATGAGAGATCATGCTGCCTTCCACAGGTGGTGAGAGAACAAAGCAGCCTGAAGTTTCTACTGATGGACCCTGGATTGACAGAGCATTCAGGGCGGTGGGGAACACAGCCCTTGCTTTGGCTATCTTGTGCATCGTCATCGGCTCTTTTAATTCCTTTGTGGCTTGTGTGTCGCTGCCTCTTGGTTCTTCCATGAGactcttttcctccttccttggctTGTGTGTGGTTGCCACCTTTTGTGAAATCTGTTGGGAAAGAAACTAGGTATTTTATTTTGAAGTTTTGGCAATATTACATGCTTATCTTCTAATATGTAAAGATGGCCTAATGAGAACATATAAGAGTTCTGGAATAACATGCTTTAAACAGTTGTTTCAGTTTTATATTATCTTGTGACTATCAATGTGTTTTGTATATATATTCTCCAGTCCTGATGAAGAGCCTTATCTTAGAAGGTGCTGGTAGAGCTTGAGATTTTTTTCTGTTATATGGTCTCACATGTTGAGAATTCTTTTTTTCATATATGGTTTTCTCTTTAGCTTGGTCCAGTCAGTATCTTTGAGGCTTACCTGCCACGTTGGCCCCTTGGGAGGAGAAAATGCTCCAAGAGCTGCACTCCGGCCTGGAGGTCGTAGGGACACATGCGCCGACTCCGTTTCTTCTGGCCCGGTTTGCCACGCAGGGTTGTCGAGGGGATGCAATGGAAGAGGCATGAAGTCTCTCCCGTTCGAGGCAGCTAAATTCCTAGAGTGTATGCAGCCCAAGAAAAGCGTTGCGGAACTAAAGAAGCTTGAAGCTCCCAACACGCGTGAAACGTGTTCTCTTAATGGCAGAATACAACCTGTATATGGTATTGTGtctcttcttggcaattcccccaaagctgcttgaagaggcatgaagcctcttccattcaaggcagccaccattttagagATGCTGCCGTTTCGTGTTGTGATGTGTTTGTCGtgttgtatgtgctcccaatggagctggactaggaccggggagaccggagttcaaatccccattcagccatgagacttgctgggtgactctgggccagtcacttctctctcagcctaacctacttcacagggttgttgtgagaaagaaacctaagtctgtagtacatcgctctgggctccttggaggaagagtgggatataaaatggaaaaaataaaataatccataaTATATATCGGAGGAACATTTGAGGTACCCTTTCTTCAGTCCTCTGAAGAAAGGTCTCATCCCAAAATGCAATGATACAGCTAGGGATTCTATTCTGGTCAATTTTCTCCTGTACAATTAGCATTCTCTTTTTGGAGCCTTACCTGCCACGTTGGCCTCTGGAGAGGAACAAATGCTCCAAGAGCAGCACTCCGGTCTGTGGGTCATAGGGACACATGCACCAACTCCGTTTCTTTTTGCTAAATTGTCCTCCAAGCGATGTTGTGGGGAGAGAACACACATGAAAAATTTTCAGTTAAAGATAGGTTCTAAATTTGAGATTATCCTTCCCTATAAAGTTGGCAGTTATAAAGCATCCTGGTGCTTCTATTATGCATACAAGCCAGCCCCCATTTTTGAGATTATGTTGACTCCCACAGCTGTTTTATTTAATCATTCTTTCATTAAGTGTCTATACCCCTCATCCAGATAGCTCTATGCCATTCACAAATATGAAAGATATAACTCATTAAAAAGAATTTGAGAGACTATAAAGAGAATCCTCTCTTCTCTTGAGAGAATTAAGAAGCCTGAAGCATGTTCCATACAAGCCTGCCTGAAAATTAGAGCTTATGCTGCCTCAGAAAAGTGTTCTGAGTATCTAGAAGCCTAAGCCTTTTAATgcgcagggagggtgttccattcAAGCCAGCCACTCTCTTAGGAATTATGCTGCCAtacacagctgttgggagaataAAGGAGCCTCAGGTCGCACCCAGTTTTCTCAGACTAAAAGGGCCAGTCtgtagttgcacagcagcccctggCCTCAGGGAATTTCCTGCTACAGCCCCTGTGCCGTTGcgctcagaagtcctgccctacgCGGTCCATAGTTCTAGCATTTGTCTGCACAGAGCAAGAACGCGCTAAGAGTGGACAGGTTTTCACCGTGATGCAGAAGACTGTGGCGCCCCAGTGTTCTGAGGACGGGGAGAATCTGTGGCGTGttgccctctgcagacaaatgctacaaATGTGGGCAGTGAGGTGGCAGGGCTTTTGCACACGTCAGCACGGCTGCAGCATCCACAGAAGGGGTTTGAGTTCTTTTGGCAAGATGAAGCCAAAGCAGAGAGATGAACTCCCCACTCAgaaacttcctttcccctcagatttatttatttatttattgcacaaGATGAAGCCAAAGCAGGGAGATGAACTCCCCACTCAGAAACTTCACTTCCCCTCAGAAACTGGTTtttggcaggggtcttgaagacCATAATCCCACCACTCTCCCACaaagcattcttttaaaaagccctagCCTGGCTGAGTAGCATGGCTTGAgtggtttcctcctcctttttctgaaGCAACAgaaatttattatcattattttggtGAAGCAAAAGCCAAGGCTGGGCATGGAGCCCTTCCTTGCTCTGTCCTGGAGAGAGCCTCCCCTCAGAGAATTTTTGCCTGTGAGCTAAAGGTGGGCACACAGCCCTTCCCCCAGAGGATTAGAAGCAAGCTTAGAGACAGCTTTTTCTCCATGCCTATTTATGAATTATTCTCAATAAATGCTAAGGCAAAAGCCACTGCTGGGCATAGAGCCCTTCCTTGCCCTGTCTGggagacagccttccctcagagcaTTTCTCTGCCCCTTAGAGGCTTGTGGTTGGCCTTCCTCAGCAGCCGAGTAGGGGCAATGTGGGGCGTGAAGCCCCCTAATTCCCTGAGGAGAACCTCTCCTCCCCGGCCCTGGCCCTCCTGCTGCAATGTGGGGCGTGAAGCCCCCTAGTTCCCTGAGGAGAACCTCTCCTTCTCGGCCCTGGCCCTCCTGCTGCAATGTGGGGCGTGAAGCCCCCTAGTTCCCTGAGGAGAACCTCTCCTTCTCGGCCCTGGCCCTCCTGCTGCAATGTGGGGCGTGAAGCCCCCTAGTTCCCTGAGGAGAACCTCTCCTTCTCGGCCCTGGCCCTCCTGCTGCAATGTGGGGCGTGAAGCCCCCTAGTTCCCTGAGGAGAACCTCTCCTTCTCGGCCCTGCTCTTCGTCCTCCTTTGCCGCCTCAGGTGTCTCAAATTATTTCTCCATCAAACGTGGCGCGCTCGAGGCGGAGCCCGCTGTCCAGCTGCTCGCCAATCAGTG is a genomic window containing:
- the LOC128336604 gene encoding uncharacterized protein LOC128336604 isoform X5 codes for the protein MRTSFASLPLGGRSHASRSPVPLPSEEPEVVRLCFQFGVHGFLCHSMSVTQAMEWLIEERDNRTVDAPLPGQLLLGNSAEAGTSSSTTTTTKAVAGASLEASREELKDELTELFKKIRRKREFRADPQSTRSPMSTNWCWKMEAESIAILKCKRRPPRSAQSRPIERAKRNGVGACVPMTHRPECCSWSICSSPEANVAEETESAHVSLRPPGRSAALGAFSPPKGPTWQISQKVATTHKPRKEEKSLMEEPRGSDTQATKELKEPMTMHKIAKARAVFPTALNALSIQGPSVETSGCFVLSPPVEGSMISHSVAAWNETRFMYVTSFRRLYSPNSLVKLDIL